One genomic region from Terriglobus aquaticus encodes:
- a CDS encoding Spy/CpxP family protein refolding chaperone yields the protein MTVRARQRLWAPVLAVSFAVCGLTAQMPSGPPNQPGGQGPGRPFGGGFGMRLGARILPPGIWWKDQDLVQRLELTPDQQKRMDDTFLQNRDTLTRMHAALDSEEAVLEPMLNGNPLDQARVMAEISKIADMRADLEKATARMLLQVRGVLTQAQWTKLQQERPSGMRQHMRGPFGSHGRMDGPSPPQQP from the coding sequence ATGACAGTTCGTGCTCGTCAGAGGCTCTGGGCGCCGGTGCTTGCCGTGAGCTTTGCAGTATGCGGCCTAACGGCTCAGATGCCTTCTGGTCCGCCTAATCAGCCTGGCGGTCAAGGGCCGGGTCGCCCCTTCGGTGGGGGTTTCGGCATGCGCCTGGGAGCCCGCATTCTGCCGCCGGGCATCTGGTGGAAGGATCAGGACCTGGTGCAGCGGCTGGAACTGACGCCGGATCAGCAGAAGCGCATGGACGACACCTTTCTGCAAAATAGAGACACGCTGACGCGCATGCATGCCGCGCTGGACAGCGAAGAAGCGGTGCTGGAGCCCATGCTGAACGGCAACCCTCTCGATCAGGCGCGCGTGATGGCCGAGATCAGCAAGATTGCCGACATGCGTGCCGACCTGGAAAAGGCAACCGCACGCATGCTGCTGCAGGTCCGTGGCGTGCTCACGCAGGCGCAGTGGACCAAGTTGCAGCAGGAGCGCCCCAGTGGCATGCGGCAGCATATGCGAGGGCCGTTTGGGTCACACGGCCGCATGGACGGACCGTCTCCGCCACAGCAGCCGTAG
- a CDS encoding RNA polymerase sigma factor has product MAPPRTAAAVGERAAGLGSIEALMAQCQPRLFRFFLLNLRDEDAARSLVQDTFVKAWRSEASFRGECAPSTWLMRIAINLLRDHVRGGKYKFWKRAQGESVDAASLAEVLPSGERGAERILLARERVAAVWRHVEKLSERQRSIFLMRHIDEMELPEIAAATGLPLATVKTHLYRALERVRSGMRESA; this is encoded by the coding sequence ATGGCGCCGCCGCGCACCGCCGCGGCAGTTGGCGAGCGGGCGGCAGGGCTCGGGTCCATCGAAGCTCTGATGGCGCAGTGTCAGCCGCGACTGTTTCGGTTCTTCCTGCTGAATCTGCGGGACGAAGACGCTGCCCGGTCGCTGGTGCAGGACACGTTCGTGAAGGCTTGGCGCAGCGAAGCGAGTTTCCGGGGCGAGTGCGCTCCGAGCACATGGCTCATGCGCATCGCCATCAATCTGTTGCGCGACCACGTTCGCGGCGGCAAGTATAAGTTCTGGAAGCGTGCGCAGGGGGAGTCAGTGGATGCCGCCAGCCTGGCCGAGGTATTGCCGAGCGGCGAGCGTGGTGCCGAACGCATCCTGTTGGCACGGGAGCGCGTTGCCGCGGTCTGGCGGCACGTGGAAAAGCTGAGCGAGCGGCAGCGCAGCATCTTTCTGATGCGCCATATCGACGAGATGGAGCTGCCGGAGATCGCGGCGGCCACTGGTCTGCCGCTGGCCACGGTGAAGACACATTTGTACCGCGCGCTGGAGCGCGTGCGAAGCGGGATGAGGGAGAGCGCATGA
- a CDS encoding VWA domain-containing protein: MHNKLFSSRSATAATLLGILLSVPQMHAQQDQPTPVLRVNSNIVLTNVVVRDKKTGAPVRNLKASDFTITENGKPQQIVSFDFQTVDEAARLNEATVSGSTPTIAQMLDRSLGSDTAQLRDHRLIVLFFDTASMQPDDIDRAVDAANDYINKRMAPADLVAVASLGTTLSLDHDFTADKQALLATVGKFNGSTDSAGLAAGSTATSTENTSDDSNAFQADDTEYNNLNTDRELYAIQTIAKSLERVDQRKSMLYFSGGLSRNGVENQASIRSATNAAARANMAIYTVDSRGLQALPPLGDASQASTRGNSPFSGATMQSRLDANAGSQELLATLASDTGGKFFGDSNDFAPAFQQIQHDTEAYYILGFRSTDHARDGRFRKLQIKLNRTDAKLEYRPGYYAPADFQHQKTEDREAALNEQLRSDSPAVDVPLYLEAFFFREQPNLYTVPMSLIVPGSAIPFTRTKDQDKATIDIAGEVKNAQGIAVGNARETVKLSVDGNAGAARRNIQYGTSFRLAPGHYHVKFVVRENETGNMGSFETDILVPDQRKSTIKLSSVVLSSQRTPAAPADAGRHRGTQSTPANPLVQNNEQFLPNVPHVFRQDAHVYLLYELYDPAKLSKEAQQQLATEAAAQTSGLRARPGAGGVHVLTSVEFLQNGAKVLETPLVSTDVLNEPERGAVGFTFDVPLTGLKPGDYICQVNVIDDVGGAFTFPRLAMRILPATPPAAPAAQPAASASGS; this comes from the coding sequence ATGCACAACAAACTGTTCTCCTCACGCAGCGCGACTGCGGCCACCTTGCTGGGCATCCTGCTTTCTGTTCCGCAGATGCACGCGCAACAGGACCAGCCCACGCCGGTTCTGCGCGTCAACAGCAACATCGTCCTCACCAACGTTGTGGTCCGTGACAAGAAGACGGGCGCGCCCGTTCGCAACCTGAAGGCCTCTGACTTCACCATCACGGAGAATGGCAAGCCGCAGCAGATCGTCTCCTTTGACTTTCAAACGGTGGACGAAGCGGCGCGGCTGAATGAGGCTACCGTTTCTGGCAGTACGCCGACCATCGCGCAGATGCTCGATCGTTCGCTCGGCTCGGATACGGCACAGCTTCGCGATCATCGGCTCATCGTTCTCTTCTTTGACACGGCGAGCATGCAGCCGGACGACATTGACCGGGCTGTGGACGCAGCGAACGACTACATCAATAAGAGGATGGCGCCCGCCGATCTGGTCGCGGTGGCTTCGCTCGGCACCACACTCTCGCTCGATCACGATTTCACCGCCGACAAGCAGGCGTTGCTTGCCACGGTAGGCAAGTTCAATGGGTCCACCGATTCGGCGGGCCTGGCGGCAGGATCGACCGCGACCAGCACAGAGAACACCAGTGACGACTCGAATGCCTTTCAGGCGGACGACACCGAGTACAACAACCTGAACACCGACCGCGAACTGTACGCCATTCAAACGATTGCAAAATCGTTAGAACGTGTGGACCAGCGCAAGAGCATGCTCTACTTCTCAGGCGGACTGTCGCGCAACGGTGTCGAAAACCAGGCCAGCATCCGCTCCGCCACCAACGCCGCGGCGCGCGCAAACATGGCTATCTACACGGTCGATTCGCGTGGTCTGCAGGCCCTGCCGCCGCTTGGTGACGCGTCGCAGGCGTCCACGCGCGGCAACAGCCCGTTCAGCGGCGCGACGATGCAGTCCAGGCTGGACGCCAACGCCGGATCGCAGGAGCTGCTCGCCACGCTGGCCAGCGACACCGGCGGCAAGTTCTTCGGCGACAGCAACGATTTCGCGCCCGCCTTCCAGCAGATCCAGCACGACACCGAGGCGTACTACATCCTGGGCTTCCGCTCCACCGACCACGCGCGCGACGGTCGCTTTCGCAAGCTGCAGATCAAGCTGAACCGCACCGATGCGAAGCTGGAGTACCGGCCGGGCTACTATGCTCCCGCCGACTTCCAGCACCAGAAGACAGAAGATCGCGAGGCTGCCCTGAACGAGCAGCTTCGCAGCGATTCACCCGCCGTTGACGTGCCGTTGTACCTGGAAGCGTTCTTCTTCCGCGAGCAGCCGAACCTGTACACGGTCCCCATGTCGCTGATCGTCCCGGGCTCTGCTATTCCGTTCACGCGCACCAAGGATCAGGACAAAGCGACAATCGACATTGCCGGGGAAGTAAAGAACGCGCAGGGCATCGCCGTCGGCAATGCTCGTGAAACGGTGAAGCTTTCGGTAGACGGCAATGCCGGTGCCGCCCGCCGCAACATCCAGTACGGCACCAGCTTTCGCCTGGCACCCGGCCACTACCACGTGAAGTTTGTGGTTCGCGAAAACGAGACCGGAAACATGGGCTCGTTTGAGACAGACATTCTTGTCCCCGATCAACGCAAGAGCACGATCAAGCTGTCCTCGGTTGTTCTCAGTTCGCAGCGCACACCGGCTGCGCCGGCGGATGCGGGACGACATCGTGGCACACAAAGCACACCAGCGAATCCGCTGGTGCAGAACAACGAACAGTTCCTGCCCAATGTTCCGCACGTGTTCCGGCAGGACGCACACGTCTACCTGCTGTACGAGCTGTACGACCCCGCCAAGCTCTCCAAGGAAGCACAGCAGCAGCTTGCCACCGAGGCCGCTGCGCAGACTAGCGGATTGAGGGCGCGACCGGGGGCGGGCGGCGTTCACGTGCTCACCTCCGTCGAGTTCCTGCAGAACGGAGCCAAAGTGCTGGAAACACCGCTGGTGAGCACCGATGTGCTGAACGAGCCGGAGCGCGGCGCGGTGGGCTTCACCTTCGACGTGCCACTCACCGGACTCAAGCCGGGCGACTACATCTGCCAGGTCAACGTGATCGACGACGTTGGGGGAGCTTTCACATTTCCGCGGCTTGCGATGCGCATCCTCCCGGCCACGCCTCCGGCTGCACCTGCGGCCCAACCGGCGGCGTCGGCCAGCGGCAGCTAA
- a CDS encoding VWA domain-containing protein, whose product MRRLLPSLSLLLSLSLVAQSPAPTSSPSAQQPATTGAPQTSAPSTNQGDQSPVATIRSSSRLVILDTVVLDGKGNIVPGLKKEDFHVTEEDTPQTILNFVAPGTFTPPADAAINSTADLDRVAPRAPVNIILLDEFNTLFQDMAFARYSLKKYLERQPGKLDEPTMLIAVSLQKFDVLQDYTQDKGAILNALDHHFAAYPWQAHNFGWLAERYSQAFLSLQRVAQATEGHPGHKNMIWIGRGFPNLNLQNVALDQRQRVENVVQQTVNLLRDARVTLYTIDPAGVQIDPNAYGRDAALWDPFGGSYEFNKLARATGGRTFYGRNDVDAEIGTSIRDGASFYTLTYRPTGAADNPNKFRRIKVTFDNPDYHAVTREGYYPQRGPARYNPQGTNNRLFTELAAANSSNMAYDGVPITLHPDPNDPDKFTIHVDSRGLNWTLATDTEPRRCEVILLATTFDKKGKPVGDPIAKNIKVAAPSDVAPTGRLERAIDFNVTLKHNPQAVRARFVVRVASTGRIGTADYALNPNQQAVAKPAPAATATTPPASTTQP is encoded by the coding sequence ATGCGCCGTTTGCTGCCTTCGCTTTCGCTCCTGCTCAGTCTCTCGCTCGTGGCTCAAAGCCCGGCACCGACAAGCTCCCCTTCGGCACAACAGCCCGCCACAACGGGCGCGCCGCAGACATCCGCTCCGTCCACCAATCAGGGCGACCAGTCACCCGTCGCGACCATCCGGTCGAGTTCCCGCTTGGTGATTCTGGACACCGTTGTGCTCGACGGCAAGGGCAACATCGTTCCGGGCCTGAAGAAGGAGGACTTCCACGTTACGGAAGAAGACACTCCGCAGACGATCCTGAACTTTGTCGCGCCCGGCACGTTTACACCGCCCGCGGATGCGGCGATCAACTCCACCGCGGACCTGGATCGAGTGGCACCAAGAGCGCCGGTCAACATCATCCTGCTCGACGAATTCAACACTCTCTTCCAGGACATGGCGTTTGCACGCTATTCGCTGAAGAAGTACCTGGAGCGGCAGCCGGGCAAGCTGGACGAGCCGACCATGCTGATCGCGGTCTCGCTGCAGAAATTTGATGTGCTGCAGGACTACACGCAGGACAAAGGCGCAATCCTGAACGCGCTGGATCACCACTTCGCCGCGTATCCCTGGCAGGCGCACAACTTTGGGTGGCTGGCCGAACGCTACTCGCAGGCATTCCTCTCGCTACAACGTGTCGCGCAGGCCACGGAGGGTCATCCCGGCCACAAGAATATGATCTGGATCGGCCGCGGGTTTCCGAACCTGAACCTGCAGAACGTTGCCTTGGATCAGCGGCAGCGCGTGGAAAACGTGGTGCAGCAGACGGTGAACCTTCTGCGCGATGCTCGCGTGACGCTGTACACGATCGATCCCGCCGGCGTGCAGATTGACCCAAACGCTTACGGCAGGGACGCCGCGCTTTGGGACCCGTTCGGCGGCAGCTATGAGTTCAACAAGCTGGCGCGCGCCACCGGTGGCCGCACCTTTTACGGCCGCAACGATGTAGACGCCGAGATCGGCACCAGCATCCGCGACGGGGCAAGCTTCTACACGCTTACGTACCGTCCCACCGGCGCGGCCGACAATCCAAACAAGTTCCGCCGGATCAAGGTCACCTTCGACAATCCGGACTATCACGCGGTAACCCGCGAAGGTTATTACCCGCAGCGCGGGCCGGCCCGGTATAACCCGCAGGGAACGAATAACCGGCTCTTCACCGAGTTGGCTGCGGCGAACAGCAGCAACATGGCCTATGACGGTGTGCCGATCACGTTGCACCCGGATCCGAACGACCCCGACAAGTTCACGATCCACGTGGATTCACGCGGCCTGAACTGGACGCTGGCGACCGATACCGAGCCGCGCCGCTGCGAGGTGATCCTGCTTGCGACGACCTTCGACAAGAAAGGCAAGCCGGTCGGTGATCCCATCGCGAAAAACATCAAGGTCGCCGCGCCTTCCGATGTGGCGCCAACGGGCCGACTGGAGCGCGCCATCGACTTCAACGTAACGCTGAAGCACAACCCCCAGGCCGTTCGCGCCCGGTTTGTGGTCCGCGTAGCCTCCACGGGCCGCATCGGTACTGCGGATTATGCACTCAACCCGAATCAGCAGGCGGTGGCGAAACCGGCACCCGCCGCTACAGCGACGACACCTCCGGCGTCCACCACACAGCCGTAG
- a CDS encoding TonB-dependent receptor — protein sequence MRQRSSLPVLLALAAVTGAPLCAQDSKAPPQEPAQAATPATSSEPPAQQGGIITGTVTAATAAAANGKSQPGTPLPGVTVTATQSLTGKKYAAATDVNGTFRLLIPRNGRYVLRTEFAGFAPLTSEVLLNDSSHTGTSNFTLQLASRVAARASQAGGANAEAAAGFGSALGLSGAQTQALQRGLQSLRGAGTDAQASSDAGGNSGPSLNTLAGLDSSGADSVAVTGQSGQTNGMAGFNEDEVRNRIEGAIAEARRNGGQQADIANAVVGLVGSMMGGPGGFGGPGGGRGGPGGGGGPFRVGGGGGGRGGFRNFNPTQVHGNLFYQGGNGALDATQFSLTGTPIQPAYSTNRFGLNLTGSPYIPGLIKPSTKQFGFLNITGQRNETPTNIAGTVPTDAVRTGDFSGFTRTVSGVSMPVVIFDPVTGAPFGCASAAIYAANPACATNVIPANRISPQALALLNLYPHANQANPASNNTGEVYNYQRVTTAGQNQLQISARFVRNFGNAPTGRGGFGGMFGGGGGRQQPGQKPSLRQNINTNFSYSHSGNDIRAFAPSLDGKSFSDGMNAGVGYSIGYGRFNSNASINFNRAHATTQNLFTGGAVDPGSGLNIPKPTPLAPGFYNGVPTIGLSNFNSLSDTLPQDRVQQTFSFGDQVRWNHKKHNLNIGFDARRVQNNIIGSTNVLGSFTFSGVYTQDPSLTGAGGGSTGTGNSTGTASGSSFADFLLGAPQQTSIQAGLNKTHLRETVVNAYGFDDFRALPNLTLNLGLRYEYFSPYYETNNQLVNLDHSPDFSVVTPVQPDGTGPYSGKFPRSLVNPDRTMFSPRLGLAWRPKGNSNFAKNTVIRAGYGINYNTTAFGSFANSLSYQTPFAITQTNIASVQNSNDSGCGTFTTPGTVNRSNFTLTNGFNCTSKAVTNNFAINRDYRLGRVQVFNFGIQHTFGFGILLNVDYNGSLGSNLDIVSAPGATAQGLALQNAQGFTFENSVADSRSNGLFVSARKRMSRGISLQATYTYSHGIDNASTLSGGGGTVAQNFQRLDLEYGNSSFDVRHRATGNWVLELPFGENRAFLNKGGWLSYALNGFNLSGNFTFATGGYATPQYQNTAAQLVTGGNYTLRPDRVFSQPISGAGSLRNWFNPHAFTDPANVFGTSSRNSIQLPGTVSTDTSLSRDFAFGDLKNLEFRATATNVFNTVQYSGVNTVLNSATFGQVSSVAQARRLSFQARYRF from the coding sequence TTGCGCCAACGCTCTTCCCTGCCGGTGCTGCTTGCACTCGCCGCCGTGACCGGTGCACCGCTTTGCGCGCAGGACAGCAAAGCGCCGCCGCAGGAACCGGCCCAGGCCGCCACCCCAGCCACCTCATCGGAGCCGCCAGCACAGCAGGGCGGCATCATCACCGGCACGGTGACCGCCGCAACAGCGGCAGCCGCGAATGGGAAGAGCCAGCCCGGCACGCCGCTGCCCGGCGTCACCGTCACAGCAACGCAGTCGCTGACGGGCAAGAAGTACGCCGCCGCCACCGATGTGAACGGCACCTTTCGCCTGCTGATTCCGCGCAACGGCCGGTATGTTCTCCGGACTGAATTCGCGGGATTCGCCCCGCTCACCTCCGAAGTTCTGCTGAACGACAGCAGCCATACGGGTACCTCAAACTTCACGCTGCAACTGGCCTCGCGCGTGGCGGCGCGCGCCTCGCAAGCCGGCGGCGCAAACGCCGAAGCGGCGGCAGGCTTCGGTTCGGCGCTAGGCCTAAGCGGAGCACAGACGCAAGCACTACAACGCGGTCTGCAGTCATTGCGGGGTGCCGGGACGGACGCCCAGGCCTCCTCCGACGCGGGCGGCAACTCCGGGCCCTCGCTCAATACGCTTGCCGGATTGGACTCGAGCGGTGCCGACTCCGTCGCCGTGACCGGTCAGTCCGGGCAGACCAACGGCATGGCCGGCTTTAACGAGGACGAGGTTCGCAACCGCATCGAGGGCGCCATCGCGGAGGCCCGCCGCAACGGCGGCCAGCAGGCAGACATCGCCAACGCCGTGGTCGGCCTGGTCGGCAGCATGATGGGCGGACCGGGTGGATTCGGCGGGCCGGGTGGCGGACGCGGGGGTCCGGGCGGTGGTGGAGGTCCCTTTCGCGTCGGCGGTGGTGGTGGCGGACGCGGCGGGTTCCGCAACTTCAATCCGACCCAGGTGCACGGAAACCTGTTCTACCAGGGCGGCAACGGTGCGCTGGACGCAACGCAGTTTTCGCTCACGGGCACGCCCATTCAACCGGCGTATTCGACAAACCGTTTCGGCCTGAACCTGACGGGGTCGCCCTACATCCCGGGCCTGATCAAGCCTTCGACCAAGCAGTTCGGCTTCCTCAACATCACCGGCCAGCGAAACGAAACGCCGACCAACATTGCGGGTACGGTTCCGACGGACGCCGTGCGCACGGGCGATTTCTCCGGCTTCACGCGCACCGTCTCCGGCGTGTCGATGCCCGTGGTGATCTTCGATCCCGTTACAGGTGCTCCATTTGGCTGCGCGTCCGCTGCGATCTACGCCGCAAACCCGGCGTGCGCAACGAACGTGATCCCGGCGAACCGCATCAGCCCACAGGCTCTGGCTCTGCTGAATTTATATCCGCACGCCAACCAGGCCAATCCCGCCAGCAACAACACGGGCGAGGTGTACAACTACCAGCGCGTGACCACGGCCGGGCAGAACCAGTTGCAGATCTCCGCGCGATTCGTGCGCAACTTCGGTAACGCACCCACAGGCCGTGGCGGTTTTGGAGGCATGTTCGGCGGCGGAGGTGGACGGCAGCAGCCAGGACAGAAGCCCAGCCTGCGCCAGAACATCAATACCAATTTCAGCTACTCGCATTCCGGCAACGACATCCGCGCGTTTGCCCCTTCGCTGGACGGCAAGAGCTTCTCCGATGGCATGAACGCGGGTGTCGGCTACTCCATCGGTTATGGCCGGTTCAACTCGAATGCCTCCATCAACTTCAACCGCGCGCACGCCACCACGCAGAACCTGTTTACCGGCGGTGCGGTCGATCCCGGCTCGGGGCTCAACATCCCCAAGCCAACGCCGCTTGCGCCTGGCTTCTACAACGGCGTTCCGACAATCGGTCTCAGCAACTTCAACTCGCTGTCTGACACGCTGCCGCAGGACCGCGTCCAGCAGACCTTCAGCTTCGGCGACCAGGTGCGGTGGAATCACAAGAAGCACAACCTGAACATCGGCTTTGACGCGCGGCGCGTGCAGAACAACATCATCGGCAGCACGAACGTGCTCGGATCGTTCACCTTCTCCGGCGTTTACACGCAGGATCCGTCGCTTACAGGTGCGGGTGGGGGCAGTACGGGGACTGGCAACAGCACCGGGACGGCGAGCGGATCGTCGTTCGCAGACTTCCTGCTGGGAGCGCCGCAGCAGACCTCGATCCAGGCTGGCCTGAACAAGACTCACCTGCGCGAAACCGTGGTGAACGCCTACGGCTTCGACGACTTCCGCGCCTTGCCTAACCTGACGCTGAACCTTGGTCTGCGTTACGAGTACTTCAGCCCGTACTACGAAACGAACAATCAGTTGGTGAACCTGGATCACAGCCCCGACTTCAGCGTGGTCACACCCGTGCAGCCGGACGGCACCGGCCCCTACAGCGGCAAGTTTCCGCGTTCGCTGGTCAACCCGGATCGGACGATGTTTTCGCCGCGGCTGGGCCTGGCGTGGCGGCCCAAGGGCAACAGCAACTTTGCGAAGAACACGGTGATTCGCGCCGGGTACGGCATTAACTACAACACCACCGCGTTCGGCTCGTTCGCGAACTCGCTGTCCTACCAGACGCCGTTCGCCATCACGCAGACCAACATCGCCTCCGTGCAGAACAGCAACGACTCAGGTTGCGGCACGTTCACCACGCCCGGCACGGTGAACCGCTCCAACTTCACGCTGACCAACGGTTTCAACTGCACCAGCAAGGCCGTCACGAACAACTTCGCGATCAACCGCGACTACCGGCTCGGCCGCGTGCAGGTGTTCAACTTTGGCATCCAGCACACGTTCGGCTTCGGCATCCTCCTGAACGTGGATTACAACGGATCGCTGGGCAGCAACCTGGACATTGTCAGCGCGCCCGGAGCCACGGCCCAGGGCTTGGCGCTGCAGAACGCCCAGGGCTTCACCTTTGAGAACTCCGTGGCCGACTCGCGGTCCAACGGTCTGTTTGTCAGCGCGCGCAAGCGCATGTCACGCGGCATCTCGTTGCAAGCTACGTACACCTACAGCCACGGCATCGATAACGCCTCAACATTATCGGGCGGTGGCGGAACCGTCGCGCAGAACTTTCAGAGGCTCGATCTGGAGTACGGCAACTCCAGCTTCGACGTGCGCCACCGTGCCACCGGCAACTGGGTGCTCGAGCTGCCGTTTGGCGAGAACCGCGCCTTCCTGAACAAGGGCGGATGGCTCTCCTACGCGTTGAACGGCTTCAACCTTTCCGGCAATTTCACCTTTGCAACCGGCGGCTATGCCACGCCGCAATACCAGAACACGGCCGCGCAGTTGGTCACCGGCGGCAACTACACCCTGCGGCCCGACCGTGTGTTCTCGCAGCCGATCAGCGGCGCGGGCAGCCTTCGCAACTGGTTCAACCCCCATGCATTTACCGACCCCGCCAACGTGTTCGGCACCAGTTCCCGCAACTCCATCCAGTTGCCCGGCACCGTCAGCACGGACACGTCACTCTCGCGCGACTTCGCTTTCGGCGATCTGAAGAACCTTGAGTTCCGCGCCACCGCCACCAACGTCTTCAACACGGTGCAGTACTCGGGCGTGAACACCGTGCTGAACAGCGCAACCTTTGGCCAGGTGAGCAGCGTAGCCCAGGCGCGGCGCCTCAGCTTCCAGGCTCGCTACCGCTTCTAA
- the sseA gene encoding 3-mercaptopyruvate sulfurtransferase, whose amino-acid sequence MDVLVDVPWVAERLDAGEVLLLDATLPPVGVVPKVDTRARYLEKHLPGAVFFDIDALSDRDTTLPHMLPPADRFATDMGALGVASAGPDQGGKTLVVYEQAGVFSAPRAWWMLRVMGAADVRVLQGGLAAWEAAGLPLEQGEVEHAPQQFHAVLDKSQVAGLPDLMLALERGEQVVDARSAGRFAGSAPEPRAGLQSGHMPGALSVPYTELVADGRLKPLPDMAAVFAAHGVHVERPVMTTCGSGVTAAVLALALELCGAKQVRLYDGSWAEYASRPCASIMKG is encoded by the coding sequence ATGGACGTGCTGGTGGATGTGCCGTGGGTCGCCGAGCGGTTGGATGCGGGCGAAGTTTTGTTGCTGGATGCGACGCTGCCTCCGGTTGGCGTGGTTCCCAAGGTGGACACGCGGGCCCGCTACCTAGAGAAGCATTTGCCCGGCGCGGTTTTCTTCGACATCGACGCGCTGAGCGACCGCGACACCACGCTGCCCCACATGCTTCCTCCGGCCGATCGCTTCGCAACGGACATGGGCGCGCTCGGCGTTGCCTCTGCGGGTCCTGATCAGGGTGGCAAGACGCTGGTGGTGTACGAACAGGCGGGCGTCTTCAGCGCGCCCCGGGCCTGGTGGATGTTGCGCGTCATGGGTGCGGCCGATGTCCGCGTGCTGCAGGGCGGACTGGCCGCTTGGGAGGCAGCGGGTCTGCCTTTGGAGCAGGGCGAGGTCGAGCACGCGCCGCAGCAGTTCCATGCCGTGCTCGACAAGAGCCAGGTTGCCGGCCTGCCGGACCTGATGCTGGCTCTGGAACGGGGAGAGCAGGTGGTCGATGCGCGCAGCGCAGGACGATTTGCAGGATCTGCGCCGGAGCCTCGCGCGGGCCTGCAAAGCGGGCACATGCCGGGAGCGCTCAGTGTTCCATACACCGAACTGGTCGCCGACGGACGTCTGAAGCCCCTGCCTGACATGGCGGCAGTCTTCGCAGCGCACGGCGTTCACGTGGAGCGGCCGGTGATGACCACCTGCGGCTCCGGCGTAACCGCCGCGGTCCTTGCATTGGCTCTTGAACTTTGCGGTGCAAAGCAGGTGCGGCTGTACGACGGGTCATGGGCGGAATATGCATCACGCCCATGCGCTTCCATCATGAAGGGCTGA
- a CDS encoding DUF5666 domain-containing protein, with protein sequence MKATRQFALAAVVLLLAMPRSRAQDASATQDGTQRQGQSGYGGQRGQGRNGMGRPVRGTVTAASGNNVTLKTEQGETWTVVTTDNTRINIDRQPVKASDVKPGDEVMAMGIADPDKHEIHAMMLGGISAAQVAKLKADMGKTYIVGRITAINDTKLTIERPDHVSQTIALDETTSLKRGGRLPAELMAGGGMFGGGGGRRGGRDGAPGGNGAPPANLNNETTGGMPPGMEGESITLADVKVGDNIAGTGALKSGTFVPSDLHVLVQRPRGPRPDGGAAPGSTSAASPRP encoded by the coding sequence ATGAAAGCAACTCGCCAGTTCGCTCTTGCCGCCGTCGTCCTACTGCTCGCCATGCCCCGGTCTCGCGCGCAGGACGCTTCCGCCACCCAGGACGGCACACAACGCCAGGGGCAGAGCGGCTATGGCGGCCAACGTGGGCAGGGTCGCAACGGCATGGGGCGCCCCGTTCGCGGCACCGTGACGGCGGCCAGCGGCAATAATGTGACCCTGAAGACAGAACAGGGCGAGACCTGGACCGTGGTAACGACGGACAACACCCGCATCAACATCGACCGGCAACCAGTGAAAGCCTCGGACGTGAAGCCCGGCGATGAAGTGATGGCTATGGGCATCGCGGATCCCGACAAGCACGAGATTCACGCAATGATGCTGGGCGGCATCTCCGCCGCGCAGGTGGCGAAGCTGAAAGCCGACATGGGCAAGACCTACATCGTCGGCAGGATCACCGCGATCAATGACACCAAGCTCACGATCGAACGCCCCGATCACGTTTCGCAGACGATTGCCCTGGACGAAACCACCTCGCTGAAGCGTGGCGGCCGGCTGCCGGCCGAGCTGATGGCCGGCGGCGGCATGTTTGGCGGAGGGGGCGGCCGGCGCGGTGGACGTGACGGCGCGCCCGGCGGCAATGGCGCTCCCCCGGCGAACCTGAATAACGAGACCACCGGCGGAATGCCGCCCGGCATGGAGGGTGAGTCGATCACCCTGGCTGACGTAAAGGTGGGTGACAACATCGCTGGCACCGGAGCACTGAAGAGCGGGACGTTTGTTCCTTCGGATCTGCATGTGCTGGTGCAGCGGCCGCGCGGACCGCGACCGGACGGCGGTGCGGCGCCTGGCTCAACCTCGGCAGCATCCCCGCGCCCCTGA